ggaagatcatgagcaaatttgtgcTTTGGCATTGGAAAACACCATTAATGAAAAAGATGTGCCATATCTAGCAAATGACTTCTATGAAGTTTTCTTTGATACCTACATTACGTTTAAATCAAAACTATTAGATCTAGCCGAAGAGCCTACAATGTCGCATCATCATATGGCAAGTACCTTCATATCTTCCAACAACAACTATAGTaactcatcaacatcatcatgtgccaaacttccaaaaattgaattaccaACCTTCACAGGAGAGTACCTCGAGTGGATACCCTACTGCGACATGTTCACTTCGTTGGTACACAACAACCACTCATTGACTGATAtacaaaagtatttttatttaaaagggTCTTGTAAAGATTCCCCTTTAGATATTATAAACCAATACCCAGCTTCTGATAGAAACTACATTGCTGCATGGGAAGCACTTAAATCAAgataccaaaacaaaagaaaacttatTGAACAAATCTTAAACAAGTTATTTTCAATTCCACAGTCTAATGGTTCGTTTTCTAGTATAAAAGAACTGCTTGATTCAACACGATCGTCTCTATCACTGTTAAGGTCGCTCGATATAGACATTGATACATGGGATCCGATCCTTATATATCTTATGACACAGAAAATGGACAAACAGACCCGTAAAGAATGGGAACAATCCATTAGTAGCACTGAACTTCCTGTAATGAACGATTTGTTCAAGTTTTTGGAAACTACATTTAGAACATTGGAGTCTGTAGAGGAATCAAATAACCGACCAGAAAGGCAGATCTCTGTTAGTCGCTGTCCACAACAAAAACCATTTAAACGATCTCTGCACATGCATAACGCAGCCGTAAGTACGAGCACCTGTGTATGCTGCCAACGTCGTCACCCACTATACAAATGCTTCAAGTTCTTATCGCTGTCGCCAACAGAAAAGAAATCAATCGTATCTCAAAACAACGTTTGTACGAACTGCCTGAACCCAGGTCATTACTTTAGGCAATGTAAAATTGCAGCTCGCTGCCAactctgccatcaaactcaccACACCATTCTTCACGCTGCTTACGCAACAGACATCGTTCAAGATCAAACAACAACCGCGCTGTCTACTGCAGTAGAAAATATGAATGCTACAGCATTAAGCCATACACAACCAACATCACATATCAACTCGCACCTATCATCGCTTGCAGCGAATCAACAGTCCCAAGTTCTGCTAGCTACAGCTAAGATTCTCATTAAACACCCCCACGGTGTTTGCTATGCTAAAGCATTGGTTGATCCCGGCTCTCAAGCCTCATTTGTAAACAGAGAGTTATGTCAACTATTAAATTTGAATCAAAAGAGAATTGAAAAAACAACGATAGATGGAATTGGAGCAACATCTAAAACATCAATCAAACATATGGTCGAGCTGAAGCTGGTGTCCAATTATAATAAGAATTACAATTTAACCGTGAGTGCTTTTATTTTGCCTAGAATAACAAATTATAAACCAATAGATGTGAGAAAATGTGATCTGCCGGATTTGAATTCATATCAGTTATCCGATCCAACTTTTTACATGCCATCTAAGATAGATGTTTTGTTGGGAAGTGATGTTTATGGTGagatcttaaaacaaaattgtataAAGTTTCCAAACAGTGTCTTATTGCAGGAAAGTGTGTTCGGGTGGCTAGTTTCAGGCCCTATAGGCAAACCATACCCAAAAACGACCCTGAATGTAAATAGCTGCAATCTCGAGAATCAGCTGCGTTTATTCTGGGAACAAGAAGAGTTGgcagaaacaaaaaatttatcgcTAGAGGAAGAAGCTTGTGAATCATATTTTGCAACAACATATATTCGAACGAGTGAGGGCCGATATGAAGTTCACTTGCCATTTAGAAGTTTGTTAAAAGGTGAGACTGCTCCGATATTCCAAAATACAGACTATGTTGCCCTAAAAAGACTGAAACAGCTTGAATCTTCTTTTAAATATCGACCTCAATTTGCGACAGCTTACAAAGCCTTTATGTCTGAGTACGAACATTTGGGCCATATGGAAAAGGTGGGACGATATCCTCAAGATTTACCACCGAATATATACTTCTTGCCTCACCATGGTGTTTTGCGCGAAAGCAGTACCACTACTAAATTAAGAGTCGTTTTCGATGGTAGCAGCAGAGTTCCACCACAGCCATCTCTGAATGATGAACTCGCTAGTGGACCCCCACTGCAAAACGACCTGCCCACTATTATCATTCGATGGCGACgttttaaaatttcgtttaCAGCCGACTTGGAAAAAATGTTTAGGCAGATAAATGTATGCAACGACCATCAGCTGTACCAGTGTATTCTATGGCGTGACCCCAACACCAATGACCTGAATATTTACAAATTGAAAACAGTAACTTATGGTACGACCTCCGCTCCGTTTTTGGCAATAAGAGTTTTGAAACAAATAGCAGAAGATGGCAGATCAGAATTTCCTTTAGCGTGTAAAGTGATAGAATCGGATACATACGTGGACGATGTTATATCTGGATGTGACAGCGTTACGGAAGCAATTAAATTGGCGCATGAGCTTGTCCTCTTGTTGGCGAAATCTAGTTTTACCCTTAGGAAGTGGAGCTCAAATTCTACCGAACTATTAAGTACGATTCCTTCCGAGTTTCAGACTACAGCCAATAGCTTCCCGCTTCAAAATCATGAAATGGTTAAAGCCTTGGGCTTATCTTGGGACCCCAAAAgtgacaatttttattttaaagtcaATTATACTTTTTCTGATAAAATTACGAAAAGTGTTGTACTTTCAGATTCTGCAAGATTATTTGATCCACTTGGCTGGTTGGCCCCTACAACCATAATGGCGAAAATCATGTTTCAAACTCTATGGCGAGAAGGTTTGGATTGGACAGATCCTTTGCCAGCGAATTTGCACAATGAGTGGTCTAAATATCGAACTGCATTAAAGGACATTGAGAAGTTATCGCTGCCTAGATGGTTTAAAAGCAAATCGACATCCTCTACTGATCTTCATGCATTCTGTGACGCGTCCAAGCTAGCTTTTGCCGCAGTTGTCTACATAAGAGTTGTGAAGGAAGATGGAAAAGTACACGTAAGTCTAATAcaatcaaaaacaaaagtagCCCCTCTGAAAGTACAAACCATACCAAAACTTGAGTTGTGTGCCGCTGTTTTGTGTGCAAGGTTGGTCACCAGGGTAAAATCATGCATTGGGCTCAAAGTAGATAATGTGATGTTGTGGTCGGATAGTACCACGGTGCTGAACTGGATCAAAACACAATCTTCTCAGCTCCCAGTATATGAGGCAAATCGGGTTTCTCAAATACAACGCTTGACAAATATTTCTGAGTGGCGATATGTATCTTCATCTGACAATCCAGCAGACTGCGCAACCAGAGGCTTATTACCAGAGGATTTAAAAACTCATACCATTTGGTGGCATGGGCCACACTGGCTACATGAAGACTCAACTGCCTGGCCTGTTTGTAAGCTCAGAAATACCGTGCATCCGGCTGCGAGTAAACCAATCATCTATTCATTCACCACGAGTACAGCCACCAAGCTGAAGACGTCGGATTATCCGGACTACTTTTCAAAATACTCATCATTCAACAGACTGCAACGGGTAACTGCGTATATTCTTCGATTTTACAACAATTTGAAAGCGTCTATCTCAAAAGATTCCATTCAAAAACATCATAAACTGATTGGTTGTCTCCAGACAACAGAATTGAAAAGTTCAAGATTGCGGTTAGTCAAGATTTGCCAACGCATTTCCTTCAAAGATGACATAACTTGCCTTCAAAACAAACTTCCTTTCGCATGCAACAGCCGAGTACTAAAACTGCAACCATTCTTGGATGATGAAGGCGTTCTTCGAGTTGGAGGAAGAATTAAGCACGCAGATTTATCGTTTGGAAAAAAACACcctattttattaacaaaaactGATCCTATTTCCTACCTTATATTTGCAGAAGCTCATTCTAAAACATTACATGGTGGAGTGCAGCTGATGCAATCATACGTCATGACTCACTACTGGATCCTTTCAGCACGGAACTTAGCAAAATCTGTGAAGCGAAACTGCGTGACTTGTTTCAAATATTCTGCTAAAGCCGCTACTCAAATCATGGGAAATCTACCACAAGTGCGACTCAATCCTGCAAGGCCCTTCAAACATAGTGGTCTAGACTATGCTGGCCCTATAAATATGAAGCAAAATACACTCAGACGAAGCACCACAACCAAAGGGTACATATGCTTATTCGTTTGCATGTGTACCAAAGCTGTTCATCTTGAGGTTGTTTCTAGCTTAACCACTGATGATTTTCTGGCTGCATTTAAGAGGTTCACTTCTCGCCGAGGACCTTGTACTGATTTGTACTCGGATTGTGGCACAACATTCATCGGAGCGTCCAAAGAACTACAGATTTTGTACCATAGATCCAAAGCTTCATTACCTGAACATTTGGTAGAAGGCCTCAACAACAGTGGTACCCAATGGCATTTTATACCTCCTGCTTCCCCTCATTTTGGTGGTCTATGGGAAGCGGGTGTGAAGTCTACGAAGCATCATCTTCGTCGTATTATGAAAGACCGGACTCTCACATACGAGGAACTTTCAACCCTATTGTGCCAAGTCGAAAGCTGTTTAAATTCCAGGCCTCTTTGCCCGCTCTCAACTGATCCCTCAGACTTCAGCGTTTTGACACCGGCCCATTTCTTAGTTGGCGAGCCTACAACTTGTATACCAGAAGACGACTTGCTAGACTCAAACATCAATCGGCTAACACATTGGAAACAGATTGAGAAACTTAAGCAACATTTTTGGCAACGCTGGTCCCAAGAGTATCTTTGCCGATTGCAGTCAAGACCAAAATGGAATTGCCTAAAACGAGAGGCCCAAATCGGTGATATTGTACTGCTACTTCATGAACGCAGTACCCCAGGACATTGGCCATTGGCTCGAGTAGAAGAAATACATCCTGGCTCTGACGGGCACTGTCGAGTTGTGACCTTGTATTGCAATGGAAAATTCATAAAGCGTccaattgcaaaaatttgttttctcccATCCAACGATGCATCATCAGTCACTTTAAATGCTTTGGAAGAAAGAAATACTTGAAGTACGGTTTAAGAACTAATGTTCTTAGTGGGGGAGAATGTATtggctttttttactttaaacctattttagcgttttttattttataactttAATCTCATCACTGATACTTGCCTTAATATAATTGTCTCTTTCTTACAGTATTTTTAAGTAACATTAACTTTGCTCTCACTTAACAAAACCCTGTAACTTACATTTATACAAGAGAGAGTTGTTGTCAACTAAGCCTCAAGCAAAGCAGATCGCTACAGCGAAACATTAATTTGTGTCTTGTCATTCGTCTTTTTTCTTTAATGTTAAAATTACTAAATAACCTCTTgttgttataaaaataataagaacAGTTGTTTAAAGATATGTGTAGTATTCTGTGAATAAACTTTTATGAAAATACCTTAAATGAAATCGTTTCACTCAGAAACTCTCGTACAATATCAGAGGAAGTATATGTAACTGGGAAATGTTGGACGACCACAGCTTATCTGATCATCATTAGCTttatctttggagaaaatactaaCTACAGAAGTGGTTCTCCTGCTAAAAGggagaaaggcggattgggataattGGCACGGATTCTGTatgactatcccttctagaccagaaaaagaagcggaaactgcggaggacataatggtcaagaggATCACGagggccctgaatgactcactTTGTCAGCATGTCATAGAGTCTAGCCAAAAGCAAACAGCGactgccatggtggaccccagaactggtttgtcaaaggaaggactgcagataACTCTTCAAAAGAGCGAAAGCCACtagggcaccacacgattgggacgactataaggctgagctaagaacatGTAAGAGCGAACTGAGAAAGGgtcagaaaaaatcctggggGGAATTTTGCACCTACGTGGCGGATACATCCTAGGCTTCTAGGCTAAGAAAGATCCTATCCAATTAccgtgggatatattcagaagtcggagaatgtatggacagtCTTTAGTTATGAAACACCAAacctactcgttgatacacatttcccgaaaAGCTCTTCAACGGGCAATATAGtgccagttttgacttctttaagtcaccaggtcctgatgatgtatTACCGGTTGAATTATAAGTTATGTCCGACATACAGGCTCCTTGACTTAGGGAAATATACTCTGCtcgtatcagcatgtcgtatatgcCTGTGGGTGGTGGAGACAAACAAATGTAATTTCAGTTCAAAAGCAAGCAAGCAAAGATTaatgtcctattagtctgtcatccttcttTCTAAGACCCGTGAGAGGtttatagaaacatatcttagggcagagATCTCTAGAGATcacctgtctcggcaacagcatgcatttAGGTAGTCGCCTACATATAGGGCTCACTcgatgtcaaggaatatacaatgatagCATTTTTTGACATAGACGGTGCTATCAGTTATATAAAACCGACGTTAATCATGAGGGAActagagtttctaggcatcaatactgctataagaaaatttattaataacttacttgctACAAGATGCATAACTGGAGGCTCGGGATCTGTAAATCTACAATGATGATTatcagaggaacacctcaagttGTATTGTCTCCActattttggaatatagccaaaaACAAGGAAGTACTACGTAGGACGGCGGAAAGGGTTACCGAAAATGGTCCAGACGTAAGTCCtgggcaggaaattgaactttaaatccaacaattaggaaagagcaagaaaggctacatttgccctatatacctgcaagagcGCCATTGGcaaagttggggatttaaacttcgtatcatgcactgggtatatactgcagttgtcagacctttaataCAATATAGtattatggtctggtggacggcacatTAAAATTCAATACCTAGCCGGagccaaaggatgacttgtttgtgcatcacagactaactgaggacgacaccatttgatgcactcAATTAAATGTTACACCCTttacctctggacattgtggcatgGTAAATTTCTgcaaccactgctgtgaggcttaGAAAGCATTCTCTTTGTCCATGtagcggctatggacactgtgttatccttaataccaTGCCCGATGCCACggccagtgtggattacatattGCCAGCTCtgctttttgacaaaaagtactataccactattattgacagaaccgattggaactacaatatgcCTGGCAATAGAAGTTACGTACACTTTTATGCGAATGGTCCCAAACTAGATGACCAGATGGGTTTTTGTACTCTTcagaactaggactggtcatatggAGAAGCTTACCGACCTCTGtattgtgtatcaagcggagaatcttggaattaaaaaaagaaatggtagaatggctaagatgtaatgtcataacgacgatagAGATAAATATTTTCTTAGATGGTCAGGTAGCTATGAAATCTGTGAGGGAcaaatttctgaattcaaaaaccgccctcgactgtcgtagatctcACAACGATATAGCTCAACAGTTCAAAACTCACCTGTGTTGAGTGCCgtaccacagagatatcccaaggaattttAGAGCAGACAATCTTGCGAGACTAACAACACCTTGCACGTTCCAGGAGAACTGGaccctaatctagacttgaagaggccaACCGCTTTTCTGCCGCTGGCTAGAACGAACTGTCTGATCAGAAAACATATTGACAGACTGGAGTTTACAGGTAACAACTTTTGCAGTTGTGAGGACGAAGAGACTACaaaatctgctgtgtgtgtgtctcactagcagtcagaaagagttccactttacgtTCTCATTTCTCTATTcttatttagcggatgtgaacatacgCAAGTTGTGGAGCTTATTTAAGCGGTatgttcaatggtaggaactagaaggctttGTCCTTTTACTCTTAATCCAACCTTACCTAATCATTTCTCACATATGACTAGAGTTTAACtttataataaaagtattttggttGTGAAGAAATTCCCAACGTTTCCTTTCTTTGGGGTACTGCTACTGTCTTATTTGGAGCACATAATTTTAAATCCAGAAGCTAACTTGTAAATAGATATAATTAGGCTTTGGTTTGCGGAAACTATTTACTTAGCGGTGAATATAAAACAGTTTGGCCTGGACAATATTTACACCgttaactatttttttaaataagaggACACGTTCCTATTTGCTTTGGAATGTAGAAAAACTTGGAGCAATTTCTATGTTCCAATGTTACGCAAGAACTATTTTCCTGGATTCTTTCCATATTTGTTTTTGCCATAAAATGGAATTTATTAAGTGGAAGAATTGCGCTCATAGATATTCCACGTCTCAGTGTCATTGATGTTGGTACCGGAATTAAATCGTTGCTGCTGGTTGTACCATTCAGCAGTCATTGCTGCAAATTAAGGCGAATTATCAACAATAGCAATTGCAAAAACTTGCAACAATAGCAGCCGAgcgttaaaaatgcatttacgcgTTAAATGCCAAAAAATGTTGAATAAATGACTCACTGATATGTACAATGCGCTGTGAGAGATACTTAGGAAACTACTCACCCCTTGCCAACCTCACCGAAGAAATTACAAAGACTGAGAGTATTCCTTTGTCTGATTTCATTCGTAATTTCATGCAAAGTTTTACTCCAACAAATGACAATTCACTTCCATTCGGAACCTTTGTTTAGTCAAAACTAACTCAATTATTTATAAACCTTAGATTCATTCGACTTCGACTTAGAGCTTTCGCAATGTAGTGCTGCGCGGAAGCGGATACTGCTACCATCTGAATGTTCTGCCTGCCGGGCAATTTGAGGCAGCAGCTACATAAACACTAACACACATTGCTTGATCTTTCGATTCAGCCACTTCGTAATCCAAAATGGTGTTCCTATTACTACACTCAATGACGGCTGGGGGTGTGAAGGCGAAGCACTATGGTCTCAACTATCACATCTTTCAGATGAAAgtaaaagaagaaagaaaaatttgGACAATCCAATATCCatatataaaatttgcaaatttgcccataaacattctataaagaacaagtaaaagcgtgctaagttcggccgggccgaatcttatataccctccaccatcgatcgcatttgtcgagttcttttcccggcatctcttcttaagcaaaaaaggatataagaaaagagttgctctgctattaaaacgatatcaagatatggtccggttcggaccacaattatattatatgttggagacctgtgtaaaatttcagccaattcgtataagaattgcgccctttggggctcacgaagtaaaatagagagaacgatttatatgggatctgtatcaggctatagatcgattcagaccataataaacacgtttgttgatggtcatgagagaatccgtcgtacaaaatttcgggcaattcggataataaatgcgacttctagaggctcaagaagtcaagatcccagatcggtttatatgacagctatatcaggttatgaaccgatttgaaccttatttgacacagttgttgaaagtaaaaataaaatacgtcatgcaaaatttcagccaaatcggataggaattgcgccctctagaagctgaagaagtcaaatccccagatctgtttatatgagagctatatcaggttatggaccgatttcaaccatacttggcacagttgttggatatcataacgaaatacttcgtgcaaaaattcattcaaatcggataagaattgtgccctccagaggctaaagaagtcaagacccaagatcggtttatatggcagctatatcaggttatgaaccgatttaaaccatacttggcgtagttgttgggtatcataacaaaagacgtcgtgcgaaattccattccattcggataagaattgcgccccctagaggctcaagaagtcaagacccaagatcggtttatatggcagctatatcaggttatggaccgatttgaaccatactttacacaattgttggatatcataacaaaatactacgtgcaaaatttaattccaatcggataagaattgcgcactctagaggctcaagaagtcaagacccaagatcggtttatatggcagctatatcaggttatgaaccgatttcaaccatacttggcacagttgttggatatcataacaaaacacgtcgtgcaaaatttcattctgatcggataagaattgcgcacgctagaggctcaagaagtcaaaacccaagatcggtttatatggcagctatatcaggttatggaccgatttgaaccatacttggcacagttgttggatatcatagcaaaacacgtcgtgcaaaatttcattccaatcgaatgagaattgcgcactctagaggctcaagaaatcaagacccaagatcggtttatatggcagctatatcaggttatggaccgatttaaaccatacttggcacaattgttggatatcatagcaaaatacgtcgtgcaaaatttcattccaatcggataagaattgcgcactctagaggctcaagaagtcaagacccaagatcggtttatatggcagctatatcaaaacatagaccgatatggcccatttacaataccaaccgacctacacttataagaagtatttgtgcaaaatttcaagcggctagctttactccttcgaaagttagcgtgctttcgacagacagacggacggacggatggacggacggacggaaggacggacggacggacggaaggacggacggacggacggacggacagacggacggacatggctagatcgacataaaatgtcacgacgatcaagaatatatatactttattaggtctcagacgaatatttcgagtagttacaaacagaatgacgaaattagtataccccccatcttatggtggagggtataaaaagacggagtatttctctcatatcattgagtgctgcccgatttgagtttaaggtcaatgataagggatctcagTTTTATtcccgagtccgaatggcttgtCGCAGAGCGACACTACTTGAAAACTTTAATAAAGGTAGCGTCAGTAGTTCTCAAATTGTGGGACGACTTGTTGGAAAACACCTTAACACTGACTATGTTAAGTTTCATGttcatatctctatccgttcaaaagttctaGAATTGTGCATGGGATGATGGcatactaatctcgtcattccgtttgtaaaacatcgaagTATTGATTTCATAcccaactagctgacccgggcccgctccgctgcgccttctttttatttattttcgacaattaaagattttttagtgaaataccatgcaacgaaaatagtatatcgcttgactaacagtttaacaatataagtgcctttatctgaatcccatatgatctctattggtctacgaatttaagtttggatgtaaggtgtaccccACTCTTAAactactttatttcagcccgaagggaaggtgtgatgccctaaatacatggtcctacatttggatattaaattcgtattctactcccaaatacctttatttgagccccatattgcgatggtcactaaaaaattgttgtgtgtggggtattttgggaaaggggtagacccccagaaaattggttccgta
This Stomoxys calcitrans chromosome 2, idStoCalc2.1, whole genome shotgun sequence DNA region includes the following protein-coding sequences:
- the LOC131994761 gene encoding uncharacterized protein LOC131994761, translated to MENLSSIIAVQHKSHSHLQRLAKRFNNKPEKEITKGYMKCVLEEVETIYKSFKEDHEQICALALENTINEKDVPYLANDFYEVFFDTYITFKSKLLDLAEEPTMSHHHMASTFISSNNNYSNSSTSSCAKLPKIELPTFTGEYLEWIPYCDMFTSLVHNNHSLTDIQKYFYLKGSCKDSPLDIINQYPASDRNYIAAWEALKSRYQNKRKLIEQILNKLFSIPQSNGSFSSIKELLDSTRSSLSLLRSLDIDIDTWDPILIYLMTQKMDKQTRKEWEQSISSTELPVMNDLFKFLETTFRTLESVEESNNRPERQISVSRCPQQKPFKRSLHMHNAAVSTSTCVCCQRRHPLYKCFKFLSLSPTEKKSIVSQNNVCTNCLNPGHYFRQCKIAARCQLCHQTHHTILHAAYATDIVQDQTTTALSTAVENMNATALSHTQPTSHINSHLSSLAANQQSQVLLATAKILIKHPHGVCYAKALVDPGSQASFVNRELCQLLNLNQKRIEKTTIDGIGATSKTSIKHMVELKLVSNYNKNYNLTVSAFILPRITNYKPIDVRKCDLPDLNSYQLSDPTFYMPSKIDVLLGSDVYGEILKQNCIKFPNSVLLQESVFGWLVSGPIGKPYPKTTLNVNSCNLENQLRLFWEQEELAETKNLSLEEEACESYFATTYIRTSEGRYEVHLPFRSLLKDSARLFDPLGWLAPTTIMAKIMFQTLWREGLDWTDPLPANLHNEWSKYRTALKDIEKLSLPRWFKSKSTSSTDLHAFCDASKLAFAAVVYIRVVKEDGKVHVSLIQSKTKVAPLKVQTIPKLELCAAVLCARLVTRVKSCIGLKVDNVMLWSDSTTVLNWIKTQSSQLPVYEANRVSQIQRLTNISEWRYVSSSDNPADCATRGLLPEDLKTHTIWWHGPHWLHEDSTAWPVCKLRNTVHPAASKPIIYSFTTSTATKLKTSDYPDYFSKYSSFNRLQRVTAYILRFYNNLKASISKDSIQKHHKLIGCLQTTELKSSRLRLVKICQRISFKDDITCLQNKLPFACNSRVLKLQPFLDDEGVLRVGGRIKHADLSFGKKHPILLTKTDPISYLIFAEAHSKTLHGGVQLMQSYVMTHYWILSARNLAKSVKRNCVTCFKYSAKAATQIMGNLPQVRLNPARPFKHSGLDYAGPINMKQNTLRRSTTTKGLTTDDFLAAFKRFTSRRGPCTDLYSDCGTTFIGASKELQILYHRSKASLPEHLVEGLNNSGTQWHFIPPASPHFGGLWEAGVKSTKHHLRRIMKDRTLTYEELSTLLCQVESCLNSRPLCPLSTDPSDFSVLTPAHFLVGEPTTCIPEDDLLDSNINRLTHWKQIEKLKQHFWQRWSQEYLCRLQSRPKWNCLKREAQIGDIVLLLHERSTPGHWPLARVEEIHPGSDGHCRVVTLYCNGKFIKRPIAKICFLPSNDASSVTLNALEERNT